From one Plantibacter flavus genomic stretch:
- a CDS encoding TrmH family RNA methyltransferase, translated as MLDNPRSPRVRSVAKLAKRPARQETGLFLLEGPQAVSEALQFRPDLILELYATPTALERYTDIGAAATDAGLEVEFVTEQVLESMADTVTPQGFIAVAQQFPTSIKDIFAGEPQLVVILEEVRDPGNLGTIIRAADAAGADAVVLSGRTVDLYNPKVVRSTTGSLFHLPVAVGVELPTVLERARAAGLQTLAADIKGEDLLVVRSEGVLAKPTAWVFGNEARGLTDEHLELVDRAVTVPIYGRAESMNLATAASVCVFESAFAQHA; from the coding sequence GTGCTTGACAATCCGCGGTCACCGCGCGTCCGTTCCGTCGCCAAACTCGCCAAGCGTCCGGCGAGACAGGAGACCGGCCTGTTCCTCCTCGAAGGACCGCAGGCGGTGTCGGAGGCCCTGCAGTTCCGGCCCGACCTGATCCTCGAGCTGTACGCGACGCCGACGGCCCTCGAGCGCTACACCGACATCGGGGCCGCGGCCACCGATGCGGGACTCGAGGTCGAGTTCGTCACCGAGCAGGTGCTGGAGTCGATGGCCGACACCGTCACGCCGCAGGGGTTCATCGCGGTCGCGCAGCAGTTCCCGACCTCCATCAAGGACATCTTCGCCGGGGAGCCGCAGCTCGTCGTCATCCTGGAGGAGGTCCGGGACCCGGGCAACCTCGGGACGATCATCCGAGCCGCCGACGCCGCCGGAGCGGACGCCGTCGTCCTGAGCGGACGGACCGTGGACCTCTACAACCCGAAGGTCGTGCGCTCCACGACCGGCTCGCTCTTCCACCTGCCCGTCGCGGTCGGTGTCGAGCTGCCCACCGTGCTGGAACGGGCCCGTGCGGCGGGACTGCAGACGCTCGCGGCCGACATCAAGGGCGAGGACCTCCTCGTGGTCCGGTCGGAAGGCGTGCTCGCGAAGCCGACGGCATGGGTGTTCGGCAACGAGGCCAGGGGACTCACCGACGAGCACCTCGAGCTCGTCGACCGTGCGGTTACGGTACCGATCTACGGCCGTGCCGAGAGCATGAACCTGGCCACCGCGGCGTCGGTGTGCGTCTTCGAGAGCGCGTTCGCGCAGCACGCCTGA
- the rplT gene encoding 50S ribosomal protein L20, which produces MARVKRAVNAHKKRRVILERAAGYRGQRSRLYRKAKEQVTHSLVYSYRDRRARKGDFRRLWIQRINAASRANGMTYNRFIQGLGLAGIEVDRRILADLAVHEPATFAALVASAKAALPADTSAPKVSA; this is translated from the coding sequence ATGGCAAGAGTCAAAAGGGCGGTCAACGCTCACAAGAAGCGTCGCGTCATCCTCGAGCGCGCCGCCGGTTACCGCGGTCAGCGTTCGCGTCTGTACCGCAAGGCCAAGGAGCAGGTCACTCACTCCCTCGTCTACTCGTACCGCGACCGTCGTGCGCGCAAGGGTGACTTCCGTCGCCTCTGGATCCAGCGCATCAACGCGGCTTCGCGTGCCAACGGCATGACGTACAACCGCTTCATCCAGGGTCTCGGCCTCGCCGGGATCGAGGTCGACCGCCGTATCCTCGCGGACCTCGCGGTTCACGAGCCCGCCACCTTCGCGGCCCTCGTCGCGTCGGCCAAGGCCGCACTGCCCGCCGACACCTCGGCACCCAAGGTCTCCGCCTAG
- the rpmI gene encoding 50S ribosomal protein L35 has translation MPKQKTHSGAKKRFKVTGSGKLMKQQAGMRHNLESKSSRRTRRLNQDQVLAPADAKVMKKLLGR, from the coding sequence ATGCCGAAGCAGAAGACCCACTCCGGGGCCAAGAAGCGATTCAAGGTCACCGGCAGCGGCAAGCTGATGAAGCAGCAGGCCGGTATGCGACACAACCTGGAGAGCAAGTCCAGCCGTCGCACCCGTCGCCTGAACCAGGACCAGGTGCTGGCGCCCGCCGACGCCAAGGTCATGAAGAAGCTGCTCGGTCGCTAG
- the infC gene encoding translation initiation factor IF-3, with the protein MVAWHPTQSEELRISDPRTNDRIRVPEVRLVGPGGEQVGVVKIEVALRLAQEADLDLVEVAPNSKPPVAKIMDYGKFKYEAAQKAKEARRNQANTILKEVRFRLKIDQHDYETKRKRAEGFLKAGDKVKAMIQFRGREQSRPEQGVRLLQKFAEDVSEWGTVESTPMVDGRNMVMVVGPLKNKSEAKAEANAQRAASKARPAEADEADEAAPVESSTDENR; encoded by the coding sequence CTGGTCGCGTGGCATCCCACCCAGTCAGAGGAGCTCCGCATCAGCGATCCCCGTACCAATGACCGTATCCGCGTCCCGGAGGTCCGACTCGTCGGTCCCGGCGGAGAACAGGTCGGCGTCGTCAAAATCGAGGTCGCCCTTCGCCTCGCGCAGGAAGCGGATCTCGACCTCGTCGAGGTCGCACCCAACTCCAAGCCGCCCGTCGCGAAGATCATGGACTACGGCAAGTTCAAGTACGAGGCTGCGCAGAAGGCCAAAGAGGCCCGGCGCAACCAGGCGAACACGATCCTCAAAGAGGTCCGGTTCCGCCTCAAGATCGACCAGCACGACTACGAGACCAAGCGCAAGCGCGCCGAGGGCTTCCTCAAGGCCGGTGACAAGGTGAAAGCCATGATCCAGTTCCGCGGCCGCGAGCAGTCCCGCCCAGAGCAGGGCGTCCGCCTGCTCCAGAAGTTCGCCGAGGACGTGTCCGAGTGGGGCACCGTCGAGTCCACCCCCATGGTCGACGGTCGCAACATGGTGATGGTCGTCGGTCCGCTCAAGAACAAGTCCGAGGCGAAAGCCGAAGCCAACGCACAACGTGCGGCATCCAAGGCACGTCCGGCTGAAGCCGACGAAGCCGACGAGGCTGCTCCGGTGGAGTCATCCACCGACGAGAACCGATAA
- a CDS encoding DUF1844 domain-containing protein produces the protein MNNTTSPYDHDDESGGADQATRDIADVPAVEVITTAAVHLMSAAAVKCGLADAPDAQTDLDEARKLINALAGLITAGAPEISDMHARSLRDGLRSLQLAFREASTIQDPIGKGPGEKWTGPVT, from the coding sequence GTGAACAACACCACCAGCCCGTACGACCACGACGACGAGTCGGGAGGGGCCGATCAGGCCACCCGGGACATCGCCGACGTCCCCGCCGTCGAGGTCATCACCACGGCCGCCGTGCACCTCATGAGCGCTGCAGCGGTCAAGTGCGGCCTCGCGGACGCGCCCGACGCCCAGACGGACCTCGACGAGGCCCGCAAGCTCATCAACGCCCTCGCCGGGCTCATCACCGCGGGAGCCCCGGAGATCAGCGACATGCATGCCCGCTCGCTGCGCGACGGCCTGCGATCCCTCCAGCTCGCCTTCCGGGAGGCGTCCACCATCCAGGATCCCATCGGCAAGGGTCCCGGCGAGAAGTGGACCGGGCCGGTCACCTGA
- a CDS encoding SseB family protein, giving the protein MSRAADESSAPDRHGPSGGHAHPAAGGADSAGQPWAGRSFQPNASSGDDGSAPERLIESLRRFRAGEVGEAEVVDAFRDSRLLIPLVAHLGEAGENEQGQLVDKSQELSIVTVTGPDGRTVLPVFSSVQAMSAWNRTARPIPADGVRVALAAASEQTDVVVLDPTSSTEFAVRRPALWAIAQSQPWTPSFADALVRGAFERSIEQELAVVSVRLRAGDPEAKLAGSELVVELGLLQGLTQQELDAVLARLAQRWAADEVIATRVDSLAVSLRPAD; this is encoded by the coding sequence ATGTCTCGGGCCGCTGACGAATCCTCCGCGCCCGACCGTCACGGTCCTTCAGGCGGGCATGCCCACCCGGCGGCAGGTGGTGCCGACTCGGCCGGCCAGCCCTGGGCGGGTCGGAGCTTCCAGCCGAACGCGAGTTCCGGTGACGACGGCAGTGCGCCCGAGCGGCTGATCGAGTCCCTGCGACGCTTCCGAGCCGGCGAGGTCGGCGAGGCCGAGGTCGTCGACGCGTTCCGGGACTCCCGCCTGCTCATCCCGCTCGTGGCCCACCTCGGTGAGGCCGGCGAGAACGAGCAGGGTCAGCTGGTCGACAAGTCCCAGGAGCTGTCCATCGTGACCGTGACGGGTCCGGACGGCCGCACCGTGCTCCCGGTCTTCAGCTCGGTGCAGGCGATGTCCGCGTGGAACCGGACGGCGAGGCCGATCCCGGCCGACGGCGTCCGGGTCGCCCTGGCGGCCGCGAGCGAGCAGACGGACGTCGTGGTCCTCGATCCGACGTCGAGCACCGAGTTCGCCGTACGCCGACCCGCGCTGTGGGCGATCGCGCAGTCGCAGCCGTGGACGCCGAGCTTCGCGGACGCGCTGGTGCGCGGCGCGTTCGAGCGGTCGATCGAGCAGGAGCTCGCCGTCGTGAGCGTGCGCCTGCGAGCCGGAGACCCGGAGGCGAAGCTCGCCGGGTCCGAGCTCGTGGTCGAGCTCGGCCTGCTGCAGGGGCTGACCCAGCAGGAGCTCGACGCGGTGCTGGCGCGGCTCGCTCAGCGCTGGGCCGCGGACGAGGTCATCGCGACGCGCGTCGACTCGCTCGCGGTGTCGCTCCGCCCCGCCGACTGA
- the priA gene encoding bifunctional 1-(5-phosphoribosyl)-5-((5-phosphoribosylamino)methylideneamino)imidazole-4-carboxamide isomerase/phosphoribosylanthranilate isomerase PriA, whose product MNEFNTTAGLTLLPAIDIVDGKAVRLTRGEAGSETNYGEPVDAALDWARQGAEWIHLVDLDAAFGRGDNRSIIRKVISKARGVNIELSGGIRDDASLEQALETGVARVNLGTAALENPEWAASVIAQYGEAIAVGLDVRGTTLAARGWTQDAGDLWTVLDRLEEAGCARYVVTDVTKDGTMQGPNIDLLRQVLERTERPVVASGGISSLDDLVALRELVPLGLEGAIIGKALYNGAFTLAEALDVSGR is encoded by the coding sequence ATGAACGAGTTCAACACGACGGCCGGACTGACGCTGCTCCCCGCGATCGACATCGTGGACGGCAAGGCCGTCCGGTTGACGCGCGGCGAGGCCGGTTCGGAGACGAACTACGGTGAGCCCGTCGACGCAGCCCTGGACTGGGCCCGTCAGGGGGCGGAGTGGATCCACCTCGTCGACCTCGACGCCGCGTTCGGTCGTGGTGACAACCGGTCGATCATCCGCAAGGTCATCTCGAAGGCGCGCGGCGTCAACATCGAGCTGTCGGGCGGCATCCGCGACGACGCCTCCCTCGAGCAGGCGCTCGAGACGGGCGTCGCGCGCGTCAACCTCGGGACCGCGGCGCTCGAGAACCCCGAGTGGGCCGCGAGCGTCATCGCCCAGTACGGCGAGGCGATCGCGGTCGGCCTCGACGTCCGTGGCACGACGCTCGCCGCTCGCGGCTGGACGCAGGACGCCGGCGACCTGTGGACGGTCCTCGACCGCCTCGAGGAGGCGGGCTGTGCACGCTACGTCGTGACGGACGTCACGAAGGACGGCACGATGCAGGGGCCGAACATCGACCTGCTCCGACAGGTGCTCGAGCGCACGGAGCGGCCGGTGGTGGCCTCCGGCGGCATCTCGAGCCTCGACGACCTGGTCGCACTGCGCGAGTTGGTCCCCCTGGGGCTCGAGGGCGCCATCATCGGGAAGGCGCTCTACAACGGCGCATTCACCCTGGCCGAGGCGCTGGATGTCTCGGGCCGCTGA
- the hisH gene encoding imidazole glycerol phosphate synthase subunit HisH gives MSARPSVVVLDYGSGNVHSAVKALELAGADVVLTGDRQAAQAADGLVVPGVGAFDAVIGALRSSHGDEVIDRRLAGGRPVLGICVGMQVMFERGVERGSEADGLGEWPGAVTELEAPVLPHMGWNTVSPDAGSVLFDGLADERFYFVHSYAAQQWTLEVMPPFPEPRLTWATHGVPFLAAVENGPLSATQFHPEKSGDAGIRLLSNWLGTL, from the coding sequence GTGAGTGCACGCCCGTCGGTGGTCGTCCTCGACTACGGCTCCGGCAACGTGCACTCCGCCGTCAAGGCCCTCGAGCTCGCCGGCGCAGACGTCGTGCTGACGGGCGACCGTCAGGCGGCCCAGGCCGCCGACGGTCTCGTCGTGCCAGGGGTCGGTGCCTTCGACGCGGTGATCGGCGCACTCCGTTCCTCCCACGGCGACGAGGTCATCGACCGCCGTCTCGCGGGAGGGCGTCCGGTCCTCGGCATCTGCGTGGGGATGCAGGTCATGTTCGAGCGTGGCGTGGAGCGCGGGTCCGAGGCCGACGGCCTGGGGGAGTGGCCCGGTGCGGTCACGGAACTCGAAGCGCCCGTCCTGCCGCACATGGGCTGGAACACGGTGTCGCCGGACGCGGGGTCCGTGCTCTTCGACGGCCTCGCCGACGAGCGCTTCTACTTCGTCCACTCCTATGCCGCACAGCAGTGGACCCTCGAGGTCATGCCGCCGTTCCCCGAGCCGCGCCTCACCTGGGCGACCCACGGCGTGCCGTTCCTCGCAGCCGTCGAGAACGGTCCGCTGTCGGCGACGCAGTTCCACCCGGAGAAGTCGGGCGACGCCGGTATCCGCCTGCTGTCCAACTGGCTCGGCACCCTGTAG
- the hisB gene encoding imidazoleglycerol-phosphate dehydratase HisB, giving the protein MTTQQRTARIQRATSESSIELELDLDGTGTSSIETSVPFYDHLLTAFAKHSLTDLTVRATGDVDIDVHHTVEDVGIVLGQAIRQALGDKAGISRYGDALVPLDEALVQAVVDISGRPYLVHGGEPAGFEFHLIGGHFTGSMVRHVFEAITFNAGLTVHVNVLGGRDPHHIAEAEFKAFARAFRQAKAFDPLVQGIPSTKGAL; this is encoded by the coding sequence ATGACCACCCAGCAGCGCACGGCCCGGATCCAGCGCGCGACGAGCGAGTCCAGCATCGAGCTGGAACTGGACCTCGACGGCACCGGCACGAGCAGCATCGAGACCTCCGTCCCGTTCTACGACCACCTGCTCACGGCCTTCGCGAAGCACTCGCTGACCGACCTGACCGTCCGGGCGACGGGCGATGTCGACATCGACGTCCACCACACGGTCGAGGACGTCGGGATCGTCCTGGGCCAGGCGATCCGTCAGGCGCTCGGCGACAAGGCCGGCATCTCCCGGTACGGCGACGCACTGGTCCCGCTCGACGAGGCCCTCGTGCAGGCCGTCGTCGACATCTCCGGTCGTCCGTACCTCGTGCACGGCGGGGAACCGGCCGGATTCGAGTTCCACCTGATCGGTGGGCACTTCACGGGTTCGATGGTGCGTCACGTCTTCGAGGCGATCACCTTCAACGCGGGCCTCACCGTGCACGTGAACGTCCTCGGCGGACGCGATCCGCACCACATCGCCGAAGCGGAGTTCAAGGCGTTCGCGCGGGCCTTCCGGCAGGCGAAGGCATTCGACCCGCTGGTCCAGGGCATCCCGTCGACGAAGGGCGCGTTGTGA
- a CDS encoding SufS family cysteine desulfurase, protein MTSTPSIAPAVPLDATEIAALRERFPILAREMNGHPLVYLDSGATSQRPIEVIDAERDYATHRNAAVHRGAHLLAAEATELFEDARATVAAFIGADERELVWTSGATAALNLIAGAIGNASAGLGGAAAERFRLGPGDEIVVTELEHHANLIPWQQLAARTGATLRHLPVDDHGVLRLDAVDDIIGERTRIIAFAHVSNVTGAIAPVSELVGLAERVGALTVLDACQSVPHLPVDVASLGVDFLVFSGHKMLGPNGIGALWGRRQLLDALPPFLTGGSMITTVTLEGAEFLPAPQRFEAGTQPVSQAIALASAVRFLQAVGMDRVHATEAAYGQRLAAGLAATPGVTLIGPPPGTPRAGLASFDLAGVHAHDVGQFFDDRGIAVRVGHHCAQPLHRRLGLTASTRASSYLYTTEAEIDAFLEAATLVGPFFGVSR, encoded by the coding sequence ATGACTTCCACACCCAGCATCGCCCCGGCCGTCCCACTCGACGCGACGGAGATCGCCGCTCTCCGTGAACGGTTCCCGATCCTCGCCCGGGAGATGAACGGACACCCGCTCGTCTATCTGGACTCCGGCGCCACCTCGCAACGTCCGATCGAGGTTATCGACGCGGAGCGCGACTACGCGACGCACCGGAACGCCGCCGTCCACCGTGGAGCCCACCTCCTGGCCGCCGAGGCGACGGAGCTCTTCGAGGACGCTCGCGCGACCGTCGCCGCGTTCATCGGTGCCGACGAGCGGGAACTCGTCTGGACCTCCGGCGCGACCGCGGCCCTCAACCTCATCGCCGGGGCCATCGGGAACGCGAGCGCCGGTCTCGGCGGTGCTGCCGCCGAGCGGTTCCGACTCGGTCCAGGCGACGAGATCGTCGTCACGGAACTCGAACACCACGCGAACCTCATCCCCTGGCAGCAACTCGCAGCACGCACCGGTGCGACCCTCCGTCACCTCCCGGTCGACGACCACGGCGTGCTGCGCTTGGACGCCGTGGACGACATCATCGGCGAACGCACGCGCATCATCGCCTTCGCGCACGTGTCCAACGTCACCGGGGCGATCGCGCCGGTCTCCGAGCTCGTCGGCCTCGCCGAACGCGTCGGCGCGCTGACCGTGCTCGACGCCTGCCAGTCCGTGCCGCACCTGCCCGTCGACGTCGCGTCCCTCGGCGTCGACTTCCTCGTGTTCTCCGGCCACAAGATGCTCGGTCCCAACGGGATCGGTGCGCTCTGGGGTCGCCGTCAGCTGCTCGACGCCCTTCCGCCCTTCCTCACCGGCGGGTCGATGATCACGACCGTCACACTCGAAGGCGCGGAGTTCCTTCCCGCGCCGCAGCGGTTCGAGGCGGGGACCCAGCCGGTGTCGCAGGCGATCGCCCTCGCGAGCGCCGTCCGGTTCCTGCAAGCGGTCGGCATGGACCGTGTCCACGCCACCGAGGCGGCCTACGGACAGCGTCTCGCGGCCGGACTCGCCGCCACCCCCGGCGTCACGCTCATCGGCCCGCCGCCCGGGACACCTCGCGCCGGGCTCGCGAGCTTCGACCTCGCCGGTGTGCACGCTCACGACGTCGGTCAGTTCTTCGACGATCGCGGCATCGCGGTCCGCGTCGGTCACCACTGCGCACAACCACTCCACCGCCGATTGGGGCTCACCGCCTCCACCCGCGCCAGCAGCTACCTCTACACGACGGAGGCCGAGATCGACGCCTTCCTCGAGGCTGCCACGCTCGTCGGTCCGTTCTTCGGGGTGTCCCGGTGA
- the sufU gene encoding Fe-S cluster assembly sulfur transfer protein SufU has translation MSGLESLYQELILDHARQRHGFGLREAPAAESHQLNPTCGDEVTLQLHPGPDGRLAPIAWEGHGCSISQASSSCLSDLAAGLTPAELEALIDEFRTVIRSRGTLEFDEERFGDAAAFSGVSRYIARVKCAMLPWVAAEEAISRLP, from the coding sequence GTGAGCGGCCTGGAGAGCCTCTACCAGGAGCTCATCCTCGACCACGCCCGCCAGCGCCACGGCTTCGGCTTGCGGGAGGCGCCCGCCGCCGAGTCGCATCAGCTCAACCCCACCTGCGGCGACGAGGTCACCCTGCAGCTCCATCCCGGGCCCGACGGTCGTCTCGCACCGATCGCCTGGGAGGGGCACGGCTGCTCGATCTCGCAGGCGTCGAGCTCCTGCCTGAGCGACCTCGCGGCAGGCCTCACCCCGGCCGAGCTCGAGGCTCTGATCGACGAGTTCCGCACGGTGATCCGCTCGCGGGGCACGCTCGAGTTCGACGAGGAACGGTTCGGAGACGCTGCGGCGTTCAGTGGCGTCTCGCGCTACATCGCGCGCGTCAAGTGCGCCATGCTCCCATGGGTCGCGGCCGAGGAGGCCATCTCCCGCCTGCCCTGA
- a CDS encoding histidinol-phosphate transaminase, with translation MTALDDLPIRDDLRGQRPYGAPQALVPVALNVNENTHPIPEAVAHDIVASLASAVLTVNRYPDREFTELREALAGYLGHGVTPEQIWAGNGSNEVLQHILQAFGGPGRSLLGFTPTYSMYPLLAAGVGTRWIPATRDAEFELSPETAARQVAEADPDLVFLCSPNNPTGTPLSLETVTAVYEASRGMVIVDEAYAEFAPDDEASALTLLEGRPRLIVSRTMSKAFAFAGVRLGYLAADPAVVDALRLVRLPYHLSALTQAAATAALRHADEMLAMVDDIRTQRDRLVVELARLGYDPRRSGSNFVLFGGVADPHAAFEALFARGILIRDVGIPNHLRVTAGTEAETTAFLEALAAISPA, from the coding sequence GTGACCGCTCTCGACGACCTCCCCATCCGCGACGACCTCCGAGGACAGCGCCCGTACGGCGCTCCCCAGGCCCTGGTGCCGGTGGCGCTCAACGTCAACGAGAACACGCACCCCATCCCTGAAGCGGTCGCGCACGACATCGTCGCCTCGCTCGCGTCGGCGGTCCTCACGGTGAACCGGTACCCCGATCGCGAGTTCACGGAACTCCGGGAGGCGCTGGCGGGATACCTGGGCCACGGGGTGACCCCGGAGCAGATCTGGGCGGGGAACGGCTCGAACGAAGTGCTGCAGCACATCCTGCAGGCCTTCGGTGGTCCCGGGCGATCGCTCCTCGGGTTCACGCCGACGTACTCGATGTATCCGCTCCTGGCCGCCGGCGTCGGCACCAGGTGGATCCCCGCGACTCGCGACGCCGAGTTCGAGCTCTCGCCCGAGACCGCCGCGCGTCAGGTGGCCGAGGCGGATCCCGACCTCGTGTTCCTCTGCTCGCCGAACAACCCCACCGGGACACCGTTGTCGCTCGAGACCGTCACCGCGGTGTACGAGGCGTCGCGGGGCATGGTGATCGTCGACGAAGCGTATGCGGAGTTCGCACCCGACGACGAGGCGAGCGCGCTCACCCTGCTGGAGGGGCGTCCGCGCCTGATCGTCTCCAGGACGATGAGCAAGGCCTTCGCCTTCGCCGGGGTCCGCCTCGGGTACCTCGCCGCCGACCCCGCGGTCGTCGACGCGCTGAGACTCGTCCGGCTCCCGTATCACCTGAGCGCCCTGACGCAGGCGGCCGCGACCGCCGCACTTCGGCACGCCGACGAGATGCTGGCGATGGTCGACGACATCCGGACCCAGCGCGATCGTCTCGTCGTCGAGCTCGCGCGTCTCGGCTACGACCCAAGGCGGAGCGGATCCAACTTCGTCCTGTTCGGCGGCGTCGCCGATCCGCACGCGGCGTTCGAGGCGCTCTTCGCGCGGGGGATCCTCATCCGCGACGTCGGCATCCCGAACCACCTGCGGGTCACCGCGGGCACCGAAGCGGAGACGACCGCGTTCCTCGAAGCCCTGGCGGCGATCAGCCCCGCCTGA
- a CDS encoding amino acid permease, producing MSTDDRSRSLLRKKPIAEIEDETSGSKLFKSLGLWQLTAIGVGGIIGVGIFSLAGLVAHGSDTSPAVGPAVLFSFLIAGLASAAAALSYAEFAGMIPRAGSAYTYGYVALGEIIGWFIGWDLLLEYIAIVAVVAIGISGYFDAFLSGIGIHMPDWMTSTADEGKGGLVNLPAIFVSLLVTFILSRGTKAFGRFELVAVGIKVLLILFIIGLGVFYIDGQNYDPFLPSGFGPVFAGAATVFFAVFGYDAMSTAAEEAKDGKKHMPKAIILSLIIAMLLYVAATLVLTGMQNYTDIDPTAGFASAFQSVGLPVVATIISVFAVLSILTVMLTFLLGVTRVWFSMSRDGLLPRWFSRTDRRGVPQRVTWIAGGAAAVFAGVFPIKQVADLTNIGILAAFIVVCVSVIVFRYTKPDEPRSFRLPLMPFVPAFGVLASGFLILQLHWETWLRFGVWLVIGLIVYFAYGRRHSLLNPASPRHEVLRRERQAE from the coding sequence ATGAGTACAGACGATCGGAGCCGCTCGCTGCTCCGGAAGAAGCCGATCGCGGAGATCGAGGATGAGACCTCCGGTTCGAAGCTGTTCAAAAGTCTCGGGCTCTGGCAACTCACGGCCATCGGGGTCGGTGGCATCATCGGGGTGGGGATCTTCTCACTCGCCGGACTCGTCGCTCACGGGAGCGATACCTCGCCCGCTGTCGGGCCGGCGGTCCTCTTCTCGTTCCTGATCGCGGGGCTCGCCTCCGCGGCCGCGGCGTTGTCGTACGCGGAGTTCGCCGGCATGATCCCGAGAGCCGGGTCCGCCTACACCTACGGGTATGTGGCGCTCGGCGAGATCATCGGCTGGTTCATCGGCTGGGACCTGTTGCTCGAGTACATCGCGATCGTCGCGGTGGTCGCGATCGGGATCTCCGGCTACTTCGACGCCTTCCTGTCCGGCATCGGGATCCACATGCCGGACTGGATGACCTCGACCGCCGACGAGGGGAAGGGCGGCCTCGTCAACCTCCCCGCCATCTTCGTCTCTCTCCTCGTGACCTTCATCCTGAGCCGAGGGACGAAGGCCTTCGGTCGATTCGAGCTCGTCGCGGTCGGGATCAAGGTCCTGCTCATCCTGTTCATCATCGGCCTCGGTGTCTTTTACATCGACGGACAGAACTACGATCCGTTCCTCCCGAGCGGTTTCGGGCCGGTGTTCGCCGGTGCCGCGACGGTCTTCTTCGCGGTCTTCGGATACGACGCGATGAGCACGGCCGCCGAGGAGGCGAAGGACGGCAAGAAGCACATGCCGAAGGCGATCATCCTCTCCCTCATCATCGCGATGCTCCTGTACGTCGCGGCCACGCTCGTCCTGACCGGCATGCAGAACTACACCGACATCGACCCCACGGCCGGGTTCGCATCGGCGTTCCAGAGCGTCGGTCTGCCCGTGGTCGCGACGATCATCTCCGTCTTCGCGGTCCTGTCGATCCTCACCGTGATGCTGACGTTCCTGTTGGGCGTCACCCGCGTGTGGTTCTCGATGAGTCGCGACGGTCTCCTGCCGCGATGGTTCTCGCGCACGGACCGGCGAGGCGTGCCGCAGCGGGTGACCTGGATCGCCGGCGGCGCGGCAGCCGTCTTCGCCGGTGTGTTCCCGATCAAGCAGGTCGCCGACCTCACGAACATCGGCATCCTGGCCGCCTTCATCGTGGTCTGCGTGTCGGTGATCGTGTTCCGGTACACGAAGCCGGATGAGCCCCGCTCCTTCCGGTTGCCGTTGATGCCGTTCGTCCCGGCGTTCGGCGTCCTGGCGTCCGGCTTCCTGATCCTGCAGCTGCACTGGGAGACCTGGCTACGGTTCGGGGTGTGGCTCGTGATCGGTCTCATCGTCTACTTCGCCTACGGGCGACGCCACTCGCTGTTGAACCCGGCGAGCCCCCGCCACGAGGTCCTTCGTCGGGAGCGCCAGGCGGAGTGA
- a CDS encoding LysM peptidoglycan-binding domain-containing protein translates to MSAALIGSHRALPARTAQVPTSDAPSTRRLRLTKRGRVVFTTLAAIPLVIGVAVVGLSAGGAAANTAAAGATFTYITVDPGESLWQLAESIAPDADPRDVIAEIMNLNQLSTAGVEPGQRLAIPQRYAAE, encoded by the coding sequence ATGAGCGCAGCACTGATCGGGTCCCACCGGGCGCTTCCCGCACGGACGGCGCAGGTACCGACGTCAGACGCACCGTCTACACGCCGACTCCGCCTGACGAAGCGCGGTCGTGTCGTCTTCACCACGCTCGCCGCCATCCCGCTGGTCATCGGCGTCGCGGTCGTCGGACTCTCCGCAGGCGGTGCCGCGGCCAACACGGCGGCGGCTGGAGCCACGTTCACGTACATCACGGTCGACCCGGGCGAGTCGCTCTGGCAGCTGGCCGAGTCCATCGCACCCGACGCCGACCCGCGCGACGTCATCGCCGAGATCATGAACCTCAACCAGCTCAGCACCGCCGGTGTCGAGCCGGGGCAGCGCCTGGCGATCCCGCAGCGGTACGCGGCCGAGTAG